In Vitis riparia cultivar Riparia Gloire de Montpellier isolate 1030 chromosome 19, EGFV_Vit.rip_1.0, whole genome shotgun sequence, the following proteins share a genomic window:
- the LOC117908538 gene encoding basic leucine zipper 34-like produces MAQLPPKVPNMTQNWPSFPHQRMPSMAAPALLPAATATTTSQHPSWVDEFLDFSSSRRGSHRRSVSDSIAFLEAPVLVEEARHSHATMLHGANGFDRLDDDQLMSMFSDDISLTVPPTVSSSGPSTPSDQNSNNDEKGDEKGAALDQQPPKNEPGEVESSCKTELPSFRPSTASNGDSIIDPKRVKRILANRQSAQRSRVRKLQYISELERSVTSLQTEVSALSPRVAFLDHQRLILNVDNSALKQRIAALAQDKIFKDAHQEALKKEIERLRQVYHQQSLKKMGNSATGAPPQSTTQPHQTTTIDAAMGCTDKLQLLN; encoded by the exons ATGGCACAACTGCCTCCAAAAGTCCCCAACATGACTCAGAATTGGCCTTCTTTCCCCCACCAAAGAATGCCATCCATGGCAGCTCCTGCTCTCCTCCCCGCCgccaccgccaccaccacctCCCAACATCCTTCTTGGGTGGACGAGTTTCTCGACTTCTCCTCCTCCAGACGGGGCTCCCACCGCAGGTCTGTCAGCGACTCCATCGCCTTCCTTGAAGCTCCGGTGCTGGTTGAGGAAGCTAGGCATTCTCATGCCACAATGCTGCATGGCGCCAACGGCTTTGACCGGCTGGATGATGATCAGCTCATGTCTATGTTCTCCGACGACATATCCCTCACCGTGCCGCCCACTGTGTCGTCTTCCGGCCCGTCCACACCATCCGATCAGAACAGTAATAATGATGAGAAAGGCGATGAGAAAGGAGCAGCCCTTGACCAGCAGCCACCAAAGAATGAGCCTGGAGAGGTGGAGAGCTCATGCAAAACTGAATTACCATCTTTCAGGCCTTCCACCGCCTCTAACGGCGATTCCATCATCGATCCAAAGCGGGTTAAgag AATTTTGGCAAACCGGCAATCAGCTCAGAGGTCAAGGGTGAGGAAGCTACAATACATTTCAGAGCTTGAGCGGAGCGTAACATCTTTACAA ACGGAAGTTTCAGCATTGTCTCCGAGGGTTGCATTTCTCGATCATCAACGATTGATTCTCAACGTGGACAATAGCGCGCTTAAGCAAAGGATCGCGGCGTTAGCTCAAGATAAGATTTTCAAAGACG CTCATCAAGAGGCATTGAAGAAAGAGATAGAGAGACTGAGGCAAGTGTATCACCAACAAAGCCTAAAAAAGATGGGGAATTCAGCCACCGGAGCTCCACCGCAGTCAACGACACAACCACACCAAACCACCACCATTGATGCAGCCATGGGGTGTACTGACAAGTTGCAGCTTCTAAACTGA